From Danio rerio strain Tuebingen ecotype United States chromosome 7, GRCz12tu, whole genome shotgun sequence, the proteins below share one genomic window:
- the haus6 gene encoding HAUS augmin-like complex subunit 6 (The RefSeq protein has 1 substitution compared to this genomic sequence) has protein sequence MSKLKKTDGKYLWWCLLCLKFKPDNVSVTKTTKHLNLGMNMFDKPNKEAFYIVIHFLFNKLNPTRAQDVFRNCWLVWDHKSDAEFRKVAFAWLQEIANEEGSAFPKVAASHLLSAFGPKFINLMLHLAKHVMLKTMKTFNTDGMWVPEAAAVPASSEEMELKRFQLVKRQFQRVTVEQDFLIQDYQKRAKVLEKSLRDLDAENAKYDSLLKEHDSITDLKEVILAKVQKLRGLWNEVDRFLSNHQGKRDIVASVINGQVDQYILCGQELNVKMPAALRERMERPSHQSSAVRLYEGGQPVLVRLLALLNEGLHVLREEREKIVGPSVQLQNQDVQEHALLFTRSKENLNLIRWKLVKEDAAEIKVSIGKLEEEWECKWANCLKNTPLTCFLEEDPVLDLVSPMVALSFEPASEASFQASVISQYPCKPHDLLEQPSKEKLDTTVAVVHLEQEVHLKPEIKISSVATEDQDVLVPSDSCFSPEHVTCGTPPCETILSVIETPSPKQPCHTNLHSKPKASVLKTKAQILDLECDNLASQFADAVIMSPGNQRSDVDLGQLLNAISDPFSSRKQLCRTPESLIKDVRSSWRKAVEEGLAEKKQASWNQQDSLSWLKTPMANMNSPCKTLNLESSMSFSTNLDNCTSPPVQQGSTLHSTLSWDSSQMEVLTSQCSSDVIKFSIAQEEPPDLFDVSFNSDSSVENSGEKARDEELCLPSVGLCYLDETPQLTEQLCLGASSDKSVFKDSPVHLSMSKDLSHWTTDHFSLDLDRLESLSSPPRAENLTLPNLVNVNLDEY, from the exons ATGTCTAAACTTAAGAAAACAGATGGTAAATACCTGTGGTGGTGTCTCTTGTGCCTCAAATTCAAACCGGATAACGTTTCCGTCACCAAAACAACGAAACATCTGAATCTGGGAAT gaaCATGTTTGACAAACCAAACAAAGAGGCATTCTACATTGTCattcactttttatttaataaactgaATCCCACTCGTGCCCAAGACGTCTTCAG AAATTGCTGGCTAGTTTGGGATCATAAAAGTGATGCTGAGTTTCGCAAGGTGGCTTTTGCATGGCTCCAGGAGATAGCG AATGAAGAAGGCAGTGCTTTTCCTAAGGTGGCTGCATCACATTTGCTGTCTGCTTTTGGACCCAAATTTATCAACTTGATGCTTCACTTAGCTAAACACGTCATGCTGAAAACAATGAAGACATTTAACACTg ATGGCATGTGGGTTCCTGAGGCTGCTGCGGTACCAGCAAGTTCAGAGGAGATGGAGTTAAAAAGATTTCAGCTGGTGAAGAGACAGTTCCAGAGAGTGACTGTTGAGCAGGACTTTCTTATTCAAGACTATCAGAAAAGAGCTAA AGTTTTGGAAAAGTCTTTGAGGGACCTTGATGCAGAGAATGCCAAATATGACAGTCTGCTTAA aGAACATGACAGCATCACAGATTTGAAAGAAGTCATTCTTGCAAAAGTCCAGAAG CTGCGAGGCCTTTGGAATGAGGTAGACAGATTCTTATCCAACCATCAAGGAAAGCGAGACATAGTGGCAAGTGTGATCAATGGACAGGTGGACCAGTACATCTTGTGTGGACAGGAGTTGAATGTAAAGATGCCTGCGGCTTTGCGTGAAAGGATGGAACGTCTATCCCACCAG TCCAGTGCTGTTAGGTTGTATGAGGGAGGGCAGCCTGTCCTTGTGCGTTTGCTGGCACTTTTGAATGAAGGATTACACGTTCTTCGTGAGGAGAGAGAGAAAATTGTAGGGCCGAGTGTACAGCTTCAAAACCAAGATGTCCAGGAGCATGCATTGCTTTTCACACGCTCAAAAGAAAACCTCAATCTTATAAG gTGGAAATTGGTCAAAGAAGATGCAGCAGAGATCAAGGTTTCCATTGGGAAGCTAGAGGAAGAATGGGAGTGCAAGTGGGCAAACTGTTTGAAAAATACACCCCTCACGTGTTTTCTTGAAGAGGATCCT GTTCTTGACTTAGTATCTCCAATGGTTGCTCTCTCATTTGAGCCAGCTTCTGAGGCTAGCTTTCAGGCTAGTGTCATTTCACAGTATCCATGTAAACCACATG ACCTGCTTGAGCAGCCATCAAAAGAAAAACTTGATACCACAGTGGCAGTCGTTCATTTGGAACAAGAAGTTCACCTGAAGCCAGAGATCAAAAT ATCTTCTGTGGCAACTGAAGATCAGGATGTCCTTGTGCCCTCTGATAGCTGCTTTTCACCAGAACATGTGACTTGTGGGACACCACCATGTGAAACTATTCTGTCTGTGATTGAGACACCCAGTCCAAAACAG CCTTGCCACACAAATCTGCACTCCAAGCCAAAGGCCTCTGTATTAAAGACCAAGGCTCAAATTCTAGACTTAGAGTGTGACAACTTGGCAAgtcaa TTTGCAGATGCAGTGATCATGAGTCCAGGTAATCAAAGAAGTGATGTAGACCTTGGACAGTTACTAAATGCCATATCGGATCCCTTTTCATCTAGGAAACAACTTTGCCGCACTCCTGAGAGTCTAA TTAAAGATGTCAGAAGTTCATGGAGAAAAGCTGTGGAGGAAGGATTGGCTGAGAAGAAACAAGCGTCTTGGAATCAGCAAGACAGCCTTTCTTGGCTCAAGACACCCATGGCTAATATGAACAGCCCGTGCAAGACCCTAAATTTAGAGTCTTCCATGTCTTTTTCAACCAATCTTGACAATTGCACTTCTCCTCCTGTCCAGCAGGGGTCTACCCTTCACTCAACTTTGTCGTGGGACTCCTCACAAATGGAGGTGCTTACCAGTCAATGCTCAAGTGATGTTATTAAATTCAGCATTGCTCAAGAGGAGCCCCCAGACCTGTTTGATGTATCATTTAACAGCGACAGCTCTGTTGAGAATTCTGGTGAAAAAGCGAGGGATGAAGAACTTTGCTTGCCATCTGTTGGGTTGTGTTATCTTGATGAAACTCCCCAACTGACAGAACAACTGTGTTTGGGGGCTTCTTCAGATAAATCTGTTTTTAAAGATTCCCCAGTACATTTAAGTATGAGCAAAGATTTGAGCCACTGGACAACTGACCATTTTTCTCTTGATTTAGACAGACTTGAGAGTCTTTCTTCTCCTCCTCGTGCTGAAAATCTTACCCTTCCCAATTTAGTTAATGTCAATCTTGATGAATACTAA
- the ostc gene encoding oligosaccharyltransferase complex subunit ostc (The RefSeq protein has 1 substitution compared to this genomic sequence) → METLFSLPFTVLECPNVKLKKPSWLHMPSAMTVYAVVIVSYFLITGGIIYDVIVEPPSVGSMTDEHGHQRPVAFLAYRVNGQYIMEGLASSFLFTMGGLGFIILDRSNAPNIPKLNRFLLLFIGFVSVLLSFFMARVFMRMKLPGYLMG, encoded by the exons ATGGAGACTATCTTCAGCTTACCATTTACTGTATTGGAATGCCCAAATGTCAAACTTAAAAAACCATCGTGGCTGCATATGCCTTCTGCGATGACCGTGTATGCCGTCGTGATTGTTTCATACTTTCTCATCACCGGTG GCATCATATACGATGTGATTGTTGAACCTCCGAGTGTTGGATCAATGACAGATGAACACGGACATCAGCGACCAGTGGCCTTTCTGGCATACAG GGTAAATGGGCAATACATCATGGAGGGATTGGCTTCCAGCTTTCTCTTCACCATGGGAGGCCTTGGCTTCATAATTTTGGACCGCTCCAATGCACCCAATATACCCAAGCTGAATCGTTTTCTCCTGCTCTTTATTGGCTTTGTCAGTGTGTTACTGAGCTTTTTCATGGCTAGAGTCTTCATGAGAATGAAACTGCC TGGTTATCTCATGGGTTAA